Proteins encoded in a region of the Cumulibacter manganitolerans genome:
- a CDS encoding FAD-binding oxidoreductase produces MPVVSQLRESLPAEIVIDDPDVLATYAQDHGAWARVGKPACVVRARGTADVQAVVRACIATGTPVVARGAGTGLSGGANATDGCVVLSLDRLDRVLAIDPVERIAVVQPGVVNNDLRAAVAEHGLWYPPDPASAAWSTIGGNVATNAGGLCCVKYGVTREYVLGMEVVNGLGEIVRLGRRTAKGVAGYDLTALLVGSEGTLGIVTEVTLRLLPARLPEITVAAQFDTLGQAADAITGVARAGIVPSVLELLDAATLKAVDDWKNLGVSAEGNYMLLANTDVPGESGQREAAAMQRVFDDAGAGFSAIAGDQEEVDALFAARRLAYFALERHGPVITEDVCVPKAKVPAMIRRLEEISAEHDVYIATLAHAGDGNLHPCMPMPPDAGEDLQKRALAAFDDIIDAAIELGGTVTGEHGVGLLKMAGLAKELGPEVIAMHRAVKAALDPHGILNPGKIFT; encoded by the coding sequence ATGCCGGTCGTGTCCCAGCTTCGAGAGTCCCTGCCCGCCGAGATCGTCATCGACGATCCCGACGTCCTCGCGACCTACGCCCAGGACCACGGCGCGTGGGCGCGCGTCGGGAAGCCGGCCTGCGTCGTCCGAGCCCGCGGCACGGCCGACGTGCAGGCGGTCGTCCGCGCCTGCATCGCGACCGGGACCCCGGTCGTCGCGCGCGGCGCCGGCACCGGGCTCTCCGGCGGCGCGAACGCGACCGACGGCTGCGTCGTCCTGTCCCTCGACCGGCTCGATCGCGTGCTGGCCATCGACCCCGTCGAACGGATCGCCGTCGTCCAGCCCGGGGTCGTCAACAACGATCTGCGTGCCGCGGTCGCCGAGCACGGGCTGTGGTACCCGCCGGATCCGGCCAGCGCCGCCTGGTCGACCATCGGCGGCAACGTCGCGACGAATGCCGGCGGGCTGTGCTGTGTGAAGTACGGCGTGACCCGCGAGTACGTGCTCGGCATGGAGGTCGTGAACGGCCTCGGCGAGATCGTCCGCCTCGGCCGGCGGACGGCCAAGGGCGTCGCCGGCTACGACCTGACCGCGCTGCTGGTCGGCTCCGAGGGCACCCTCGGCATCGTCACGGAGGTGACCCTCCGGCTGCTGCCGGCGCGGCTGCCGGAGATCACCGTCGCGGCCCAGTTCGACACGCTCGGCCAGGCCGCCGACGCGATCACCGGCGTGGCGCGCGCCGGCATCGTCCCGTCGGTCCTCGAGCTGCTCGATGCCGCCACCTTGAAGGCGGTCGACGACTGGAAGAACCTCGGCGTCTCGGCCGAGGGCAACTACATGCTGCTGGCGAACACCGACGTCCCGGGGGAGTCCGGCCAGCGCGAGGCGGCCGCGATGCAGCGGGTGTTCGACGACGCCGGGGCGGGCTTCAGCGCGATCGCCGGTGACCAGGAGGAGGTCGACGCGCTGTTCGCGGCCCGCCGGCTTGCCTACTTCGCGCTCGAGCGGCACGGGCCGGTGATCACCGAGGACGTCTGCGTGCCCAAGGCGAAGGTGCCCGCGATGATCCGCCGGCTGGAGGAGATCTCCGCCGAGCACGACGTGTACATCGCGACGCTCGCGCACGCCGGCGACGGCAACCTGCACCCGTGCATGCCGATGCCGCCGGACGCCGGGGAGGACCTGCAGAAGCGCGCGCTCGCGGCATTCGACGACATCATCGACGCGGCCATCGAGCTCGGCGGGACGGTCACCGGCGAGCACGGCGTCGGGCTGCTGAAGATGGCCGGCCTGGCCAAGGAGCTTGGCCCGGAGGTGATCGCGATGCACCGCGCGGTGAAGGCGGCTCTCGACCCGCACGGCATCCTCAACCCCGGCAAGATCTTCACCTGA